A genomic segment from Variovorax paradoxus B4 encodes:
- a CDS encoding MSMEG_0568 family radical SAM protein: protein MTELQSFGLRLVDPSAGVASRRGGAGPSDHKAVTVDGHTIMVPVHTSSAWHSPFTAEAPDAEGVSRVMRGSIPIASISFPKQPRFYAMQTFDGVPYSHIATLHGSDVLATTVLQSCIRYESRRKSCKFCAIGQSLAAGRTIARKTPEQLAEVARAAVLLDGVKHMVMTTGTPNATDRGAAILCESAFAIKAAVDIPIQGQCEPPDDDQWFHRMKAAGIDTLGMHLEVVTPEVRERIMPGKATVPISRYMSAFEAAVGVFGRGQVSTYILAGLGDTREAILGTCDQLLARGVYPFVVPFVPISGTPLEDHPAPSPKFMKSLLAPLGERVVAAGLRSADIKAGCGKCGACSSLSVYEKENES, encoded by the coding sequence ATGACCGAACTCCAGTCCTTCGGGTTGCGGCTGGTTGATCCTTCCGCCGGCGTGGCGAGCCGCCGCGGCGGCGCCGGCCCGTCCGACCACAAGGCCGTGACGGTGGACGGCCACACGATCATGGTGCCGGTCCACACCTCCAGCGCGTGGCACTCGCCGTTCACGGCCGAGGCGCCGGATGCAGAGGGCGTGAGCCGCGTGATGCGCGGCAGCATTCCCATTGCGAGCATCAGCTTTCCGAAGCAGCCGCGGTTCTATGCAATGCAGACCTTCGATGGCGTGCCCTACTCGCACATTGCCACGCTGCACGGCAGCGACGTGCTCGCCACCACGGTGCTGCAGAGCTGCATCCGCTACGAGAGCCGCAGGAAGAGCTGCAAGTTCTGCGCGATCGGCCAGTCGCTCGCGGCCGGCCGAACCATCGCGCGCAAGACGCCCGAGCAGCTCGCCGAAGTGGCGCGCGCGGCCGTGCTGCTCGACGGCGTGAAGCACATGGTGATGACCACCGGCACGCCCAATGCCACCGATCGCGGCGCGGCCATCCTCTGCGAGAGCGCCTTCGCGATCAAGGCCGCGGTCGACATCCCGATCCAGGGCCAGTGCGAGCCGCCCGACGACGACCAGTGGTTCCACCGCATGAAGGCCGCGGGCATCGATACGCTGGGCATGCACCTGGAGGTGGTCACGCCCGAGGTGCGCGAACGCATCATGCCGGGCAAGGCCACGGTGCCGATCTCTCGCTACATGAGCGCCTTCGAGGCGGCGGTGGGCGTGTTCGGGCGGGGCCAGGTCAGCACCTACATCCTGGCCGGCCTGGGCGACACGCGCGAGGCCATCCTGGGCACCTGCGACCAGCTGCTCGCACGCGGCGTGTACCCCTTCGTCGTGCCCTTCGTGCCGATCAGCGGCACGCCGCTGGAGGACCATCCGGCGCCCTCGCCGAAGTTCATGAAGTCGCTACTGGCGCCGCTGGGCGAGCGCGTGGTGGCCGCGGGCCTGCGCTCGGCCGACATCAAGGCGGGCTGCGGCAAGTGCGGCGCCTGCTCCTCGCTGTCGGTCTACGAAAAAGAAAACGAAAGCTGA
- a CDS encoding Nit6803 family nitrilase, translating into MASPTRIVRAAAIQIAPDFERPDGTLERVCSAIDEAAAKGAQLAVFPETFVPYYPYFSFVLPPVLQGAPHLRLAERAVVVPGPVTQAVAERARARNMVVVLGVNERDHGSLYNTQLVFDADGTLALKRRKITPTYHERMVWGMGDGAGLKVVDTAVGRVGALACWEHYNPLARYALMAQHEEIHCAQFPGSLVGPIFAEQMEVTIRHHALESGCFVVNATGWLSDEQIRSVTPDANLQKALRGGCHTAIVSPEGKHLAPPLTEGEGMVVADLDMALIAKRKRMMDSVGHYARPELLSLAINDRPAQTTVPMHAAFPTPTVPRSPDHDHHDDPAGQPAADDRTPVLRVAAG; encoded by the coding sequence ATGGCTTCCCCAACCCGCATCGTGCGTGCCGCGGCGATCCAGATCGCGCCCGACTTCGAGCGCCCCGACGGCACGCTCGAGCGGGTGTGCAGCGCCATCGACGAGGCCGCGGCCAAGGGCGCGCAGCTCGCGGTCTTTCCCGAGACCTTCGTGCCCTACTACCCCTACTTCAGCTTCGTGCTGCCGCCGGTGCTGCAGGGTGCGCCGCACCTGCGGCTGGCGGAGCGCGCGGTGGTCGTGCCGGGCCCCGTCACGCAGGCCGTGGCCGAGCGGGCCCGCGCGCGAAACATGGTCGTGGTGCTCGGCGTGAACGAGCGCGACCACGGCAGCCTCTACAACACGCAGCTGGTGTTCGATGCCGACGGCACGCTGGCGCTCAAGCGCCGCAAGATCACGCCCACCTACCACGAGCGCATGGTCTGGGGCATGGGCGACGGCGCCGGCCTCAAGGTGGTCGACACGGCCGTCGGTCGCGTCGGCGCGCTCGCCTGCTGGGAGCACTACAACCCGCTCGCGCGCTACGCCTTGATGGCGCAGCACGAGGAGATCCACTGCGCGCAGTTCCCCGGCTCGCTGGTGGGCCCGATCTTCGCGGAGCAGATGGAAGTGACCATCCGCCATCACGCGCTGGAGTCGGGCTGCTTCGTGGTCAACGCCACCGGCTGGCTCAGCGACGAGCAGATCCGCAGCGTGACGCCCGACGCCAACCTGCAGAAGGCGCTGCGCGGCGGCTGCCACACCGCCATCGTCTCGCCCGAGGGCAAGCACCTCGCGCCGCCGCTCACCGAGGGCGAAGGCATGGTGGTCGCCGACCTCGACATGGCGCTGATCGCCAAGCGCAAGCGAATGATGGATTCGGTCGGCCACTACGCGCGGCCCGAGCTGCTGTCGCTCGCCATCAACGACCGGCCGGCGCAGACCACCGTGCCGATGCATGCCGCTTTTCCCACCCCCACCGTTCCACGGAGCCCCGACCATGACCACCACGACGACCCCGCCGGACAGCCGGCAGCTGATGACCGAACTCCAGTCCTTCGGGTTGCGGCTGGTTGA
- a CDS encoding MSMEG_0572/Sll0783 family nitrogen starvation response protein, whose product MPKVTRPRNEKGEFLVDYEEKVFEDVKAEPGEKALVTFHTVAFEGSIGFVNLLQATRLRRKGYETSVLLYGPGVTLGVQRGFPTLGDEAFPGHQNFNKQISKFMEEGGKVYACRFALQALYGHGEGALIEGITPINPLDVLDLVLLHKKAGAVILDTWTL is encoded by the coding sequence ATGCCCAAAGTCACCCGCCCCCGCAACGAGAAAGGCGAGTTCCTCGTCGACTACGAAGAGAAGGTGTTCGAAGACGTCAAGGCCGAGCCCGGCGAGAAGGCGCTCGTCACTTTCCACACCGTGGCCTTCGAGGGTTCGATCGGCTTCGTCAACCTGCTGCAGGCCACGCGGCTGCGGCGCAAGGGCTACGAGACCTCGGTCCTGCTCTACGGGCCCGGCGTGACGCTGGGCGTGCAGCGCGGCTTTCCGACGCTGGGCGACGAGGCCTTCCCGGGCCACCAGAACTTCAACAAGCAGATCAGCAAGTTCATGGAAGAAGGCGGCAAGGTGTATGCCTGCCGCTTCGCGCTGCAGGCGCTGTACGGCCACGGCGAGGGCGCGCTGATCGAGGGCATCACGCCGATCAATCCGCTCGACGTGCTGGACCTCGTGCTGCTGCACAAGAAGGCCGGCGCCGTCATCCTGGACACCTGGACGCTGTAA
- a CDS encoding PLP-dependent aminotransferase family protein, translating into MTTITAHWRKQLRNTAKPAYLLLAELIADDIKTGRLAVRDRLPTLRELAAELELNYTTVARGYAEARKRGLIDSRAGTGTFIRSGSPSLRLRGGSGAEMTMNMPPEPDDEHLMARLHDSASRAFAEADLHDLLRYQDFGGTAHDREAAMHWLRPFVPDAGIDRILVCPGIHGVLTALFSQLARPGELICVESLTYPGVKAIAAQLGVQLHALQLDDDGPIADAFEHACRTLKPKALYCNPTLLNPTAGTVSRARREALADVALRYAVPIIEDDAYGMLPRQTPAALATLAPGLTYYVSGFSKCFGAGLRSAYVCSPTVVQSQRLAGAMRATTVMASPITNALTTLWVEDGTAEAMLQAVRGESMARQALAARHLGGSGLQAHPEGFHAWLPLSPGWSPVEFASYLRTQNVGVVASAAFSTDGDPPEAVRICLGGPMSREQCDQALRLIADTLAHPLHPHATLRGG; encoded by the coding sequence ATGACCACGATCACCGCCCACTGGCGCAAGCAGCTGCGCAACACCGCCAAGCCGGCCTACCTGCTGCTGGCCGAACTGATCGCCGACGACATCAAGACCGGCCGCCTCGCCGTGCGCGACCGGCTGCCCACCTTGCGCGAGCTCGCGGCCGAGCTGGAGCTCAACTACACGACGGTGGCGCGCGGCTATGCCGAGGCGCGCAAGCGCGGCCTGATCGATTCGCGCGCCGGCACCGGCACCTTCATCCGCTCGGGCAGCCCGAGCCTGCGGCTGCGCGGCGGCAGCGGCGCCGAGATGACGATGAACATGCCGCCCGAGCCCGACGACGAGCACCTGATGGCGCGGCTGCACGACAGCGCGAGCCGCGCCTTCGCCGAGGCCGACCTGCACGACCTGCTGCGCTACCAGGACTTCGGCGGCACCGCGCACGACCGCGAGGCCGCGATGCACTGGCTGCGGCCCTTCGTGCCCGACGCCGGCATCGACCGCATCCTCGTGTGCCCCGGCATCCACGGCGTGCTCACGGCGCTGTTCTCGCAGCTCGCGCGGCCGGGCGAGCTGATCTGCGTGGAGTCGCTCACCTACCCCGGCGTGAAGGCCATCGCGGCGCAGCTGGGCGTGCAGCTGCATGCGCTGCAGCTCGATGACGACGGCCCCATTGCCGATGCCTTCGAGCACGCCTGCCGGACGCTCAAGCCCAAGGCGCTCTACTGCAACCCCACGCTGCTGAACCCGACCGCGGGCACCGTGTCGCGCGCACGGCGCGAGGCCCTGGCCGACGTGGCGCTGCGCTATGCGGTGCCGATCATCGAGGACGACGCCTACGGCATGCTGCCGCGCCAGACCCCGGCCGCGCTCGCCACGCTGGCGCCCGGGCTCACCTACTACGTGAGCGGGTTTTCCAAGTGCTTTGGCGCGGGCCTGCGCAGCGCCTATGTGTGCTCGCCCACCGTGGTCCAGTCGCAGCGCCTGGCTGGCGCGATGCGCGCGACCACCGTGATGGCCTCGCCCATCACCAACGCATTGACCACGCTGTGGGTCGAGGACGGCACCGCCGAGGCCATGCTGCAGGCCGTGCGCGGCGAATCGATGGCGCGGCAGGCGCTGGCCGCGCGGCATCTCGGCGGCAGCGGACTGCAGGCGCATCCCGAGGGCTTCCATGCCTGGCTGCCGCTCTCGCCGGGCTGGAGCCCGGTGGAGTTTGCCTCCTACCTGCGCACGCAGAACGTGGGCGTGGTGGCGAGCGCGGCCTTTTCCACCGATGGCGATCCGCCCGAGGCGGTGCGCATCTGCCTGGGCGGCCCGATGTCGCGCGAGCAGTGCGACCAGGCGCTGCGGCTCATTGCCGACACGCTCGCGCATCCGCTGCATCCGCACGCCACGCTGCGCGGCGGCTGA
- a CDS encoding beta/gamma crystallin domain-containing protein: MKNFRYLMIAGAVALGACSHMASPTRSAGPTASAANQPDPTILLVPVRIEDPALASGCWAQFYTGRNFQGDMLTLVGPAEVQSMDRGTARQLKRDIDSVSVGPRATLKVYEHAMFRDRTVDFPANSREGGLMRQLGFGGRIEAMKLDCA, translated from the coding sequence ATGAAGAATTTCCGCTACCTCATGATTGCCGGCGCCGTGGCGCTCGGTGCCTGCTCCCACATGGCCAGCCCCACGCGCTCGGCCGGCCCCACCGCCTCCGCGGCCAACCAGCCCGATCCCACGATCCTGCTCGTGCCCGTGCGCATCGAGGACCCCGCGCTGGCCTCGGGCTGCTGGGCCCAGTTCTATACCGGCCGCAACTTCCAGGGCGACATGCTGACGCTGGTGGGACCGGCCGAGGTCCAGAGCATGGACCGCGGCACCGCACGGCAGCTCAAGCGCGACATCGACAGCGTCAGCGTGGGCCCGCGCGCCACGCTGAAGGTGTACGAGCATGCGATGTTCAGGGACCGCACGGTCGACTTCCCGGCGAACAGCCGCGAGGGCGGCCTGATGCGCCAGCTCGGCTTCGGCGGCCGCATCGAGGCGATGAAGCTCGACTGCGCCTGA
- a CDS encoding ferritin-like domain-containing protein, giving the protein MANYTNTADTATTEDVVEVLNDLLENSRDGEYGFRACAEEVDSPQLKQVFQSRSAECAKAAGEVVQLIQRFGGSPDKGGTATGAMHRGWVHVKGTVGANSALSMLEECERGEDAAVARYRKALKEDLPADVRAVIQQQSEGAKRNHDQIKRLRDEMRGKSK; this is encoded by the coding sequence ATGGCCAACTACACGAACACCGCGGACACCGCCACCACCGAGGACGTGGTCGAGGTGCTGAACGATCTTCTGGAGAACTCGCGCGACGGCGAATACGGCTTCCGCGCCTGTGCCGAGGAGGTCGATTCGCCGCAGCTCAAGCAGGTCTTCCAGAGCCGCTCGGCCGAATGCGCCAAGGCCGCGGGAGAAGTGGTCCAGCTTATCCAGCGTTTCGGCGGCTCGCCCGACAAGGGCGGCACGGCGACCGGTGCCATGCACCGCGGCTGGGTGCACGTGAAGGGCACGGTGGGCGCCAACAGCGCGCTCTCCATGCTCGAAGAATGCGAGCGCGGTGAAGACGCCGCGGTGGCGCGCTACCGCAAGGCGCTGAAGGAGGACCTGCCGGCCGACGTGCGCGCGGTGATCCAGCAGCAGTCCGAAGGCGCCAAGCGCAACCACGACCAGATCAAGCGGCTGCGCGACGAGATGCGCGGCAAGAGCAAGTAA
- a CDS encoding TnsD family Tn7-like transposition protein, with product MDWVNATNAEFVNAEIAVASVEGHLIELWDVSSIAELSSVLGYTLPGDFVGQELGLAMSSRIWLSRLLVFSAACSLMNKNPTSGNAASEELSEVNGRFELLARLAAASAIPQGVIDRLIAGDAVSAVVGARMVTIGRLRRFLRSLPREISSLLQKTGKNGRQQRRADSPLKETKHDELLAVSRQALLDAKAVNANLTRTEAAKLFPSRYRWLTRHDSEWLAAELPSLLPSSGGVQGWFSYFDNEKERRQAYQNVVLEFLRHKPGAGRSEVYKEQRRAMTWLLQNERAWCDLHVPFQAKSQSRFEWYRGAEPLVLPEPVLKSRYRDDDERTALSKTAVLRMRALNPHLLRSELVRACSSSINWLRHRDPEWLEEHLPPTVRDPKRK from the coding sequence GTGGACTGGGTTAACGCGACGAATGCCGAGTTTGTAAATGCAGAGATCGCCGTGGCGAGCGTAGAGGGTCATCTCATCGAGCTTTGGGACGTGAGTTCGATAGCGGAGTTATCTTCAGTCTTGGGCTACACCTTGCCGGGGGATTTCGTCGGCCAGGAGTTGGGGCTCGCGATGAGTTCTCGGATATGGCTATCTCGTTTGCTGGTTTTCAGCGCGGCCTGTTCGTTGATGAACAAGAACCCGACCTCAGGAAATGCCGCATCCGAAGAATTGTCAGAAGTTAATGGTCGCTTTGAACTTCTTGCTCGACTTGCGGCGGCCAGTGCCATTCCACAAGGAGTGATAGATCGCCTAATCGCTGGTGACGCCGTCTCGGCAGTGGTTGGTGCGCGAATGGTCACGATTGGAAGACTCCGGCGCTTTCTCAGGTCACTCCCCCGCGAGATATCCAGCCTTCTGCAAAAGACCGGCAAGAATGGTCGGCAACAGAGACGGGCTGACAGTCCTTTGAAGGAAACAAAGCATGACGAACTGCTCGCTGTCAGTCGTCAGGCCCTGCTAGATGCCAAAGCCGTCAATGCGAATCTGACAAGAACCGAGGCAGCCAAGCTGTTCCCGAGCCGATACAGATGGTTGACTCGACACGACTCGGAATGGCTCGCCGCGGAACTTCCGTCGCTGCTCCCGTCAAGCGGAGGAGTGCAGGGATGGTTTTCCTATTTCGACAATGAAAAGGAACGCCGGCAGGCGTATCAAAACGTCGTCTTGGAGTTCCTGCGGCACAAGCCCGGAGCGGGAAGATCCGAAGTCTACAAGGAGCAACGCCGAGCCATGACGTGGCTACTCCAAAATGAACGGGCCTGGTGCGACCTGCATGTTCCCTTCCAAGCCAAATCCCAGTCGAGGTTCGAATGGTATCGGGGAGCTGAGCCGCTGGTACTTCCCGAGCCGGTTCTCAAGAGCCGATACCGGGACGACGATGAACGCACCGCGTTATCGAAGACAGCGGTTCTCCGGATGCGTGCCTTGAACCCTCATCTGCTGCGGTCAGAGTTGGTCCGAGCGTGCTCCAGCTCAATCAATTGGCTTCGGCATAGAGATCCTGAGTGGCTCGAAGAGCACCTGCCACCCACAGTCAGGGATCCAAAGAGAAAATAA
- a CDS encoding TniQ family protein, with translation MKLGFLPALEPDETLYSFCAAVHVMNGGVNCEETSLALLGVRHGARQHDFPAGINRLPLGPERGLPASLEIARHHTIAGYYLPFVSNASKRAVAATLADGAAQHVRRMLDGSSRTLRPEHPLKFCGQCVRADFAEVGRPYWHVSHQFPTTWTCSIHGSALSVIQGRNKRWLIPEESCAPGHPEPREADLLLTSIGEALRGVADIDMHTLRLATQARLRQLGIMHASTRSVRHSRLASWFRSTRTSERLSRGPNWVASLADGEWIAGQLWRHKNTHAVRWVVLWSALSWPDAPAAAQSFRDAVNGRRLDEAGQIALFEAALPSVGTPPYVVDAFAQAGSYGEVMSMLRASRTDVVRWLEADPNLRRSWRARLKEEKLSMAVQALRAEIALHPHHSRQEVERNCGAEMRWLREHAPDQLRKILTQVPSRSERQLVLFNPTSHV, from the coding sequence GTGAAGCTCGGCTTTCTCCCAGCCCTGGAGCCCGACGAGACTTTGTACAGTTTCTGCGCGGCCGTGCACGTCATGAATGGCGGCGTGAATTGCGAGGAGACTTCGCTCGCCTTGCTGGGCGTGCGGCATGGGGCCCGGCAACACGATTTTCCGGCGGGTATCAACCGTCTCCCCCTTGGGCCAGAGCGAGGGCTACCTGCCTCTCTCGAGATAGCCCGTCATCACACAATTGCCGGGTACTACTTACCGTTCGTCAGCAATGCGTCCAAGCGCGCTGTCGCTGCGACACTGGCCGACGGCGCCGCGCAGCATGTGCGTCGAATGCTTGACGGATCGTCTCGCACACTTCGACCGGAGCATCCCCTGAAGTTTTGCGGGCAATGCGTTCGCGCGGACTTCGCTGAAGTCGGCCGCCCTTATTGGCATGTGTCGCATCAGTTTCCCACCACATGGACCTGCAGCATCCACGGTTCGGCTCTGAGTGTGATTCAAGGGCGAAACAAGCGATGGCTGATCCCAGAAGAGAGTTGCGCTCCGGGGCATCCAGAGCCTCGGGAAGCTGACCTGCTGCTCACATCGATCGGGGAAGCGCTTCGCGGCGTGGCCGACATAGACATGCACACGCTGAGGCTTGCGACGCAGGCACGCTTGCGTCAACTGGGAATCATGCATGCATCGACACGCAGCGTCCGGCATTCGCGCTTGGCCAGTTGGTTCAGGTCAACGCGAACATCCGAACGATTGAGCCGGGGGCCGAACTGGGTCGCTTCGTTGGCGGATGGCGAGTGGATTGCGGGCCAGCTATGGAGGCACAAGAACACACACGCTGTCCGGTGGGTCGTGTTGTGGAGTGCACTTAGCTGGCCAGACGCACCCGCGGCCGCACAATCCTTCCGAGATGCGGTGAATGGACGTCGCCTAGACGAAGCCGGACAGATCGCGCTTTTCGAGGCCGCGTTGCCCTCGGTGGGAACACCGCCTTATGTGGTGGACGCTTTTGCACAAGCCGGCAGCTACGGCGAAGTGATGAGCATGCTGCGGGCCTCACGGACCGACGTGGTGAGATGGTTGGAGGCCGACCCCAACCTTCGTCGTTCTTGGCGGGCGCGTCTGAAAGAGGAGAAGCTGAGTATGGCAGTGCAGGCTCTTCGAGCGGAAATAGCATTGCACCCACACCATTCGCGGCAGGAGGTGGAGCGCAACTGCGGTGCGGAGATGCGATGGCTGCGAGAGCACGCGCCAGATCAGTTGCGAAAAATTCTGACGCAGGTCCCTTCTCGGTCGGAACGCCAGTTGGTGCTGTTTAACCCAACAAGCCACGTATGA
- a CDS encoding ATP-binding protein — MTIATSALHERPELLLGPNPFIEALPPFVPYDQWANNLRNYPLDGHDWRPLRPGAREALLSFSAKHFVPIRTILDIASGLQDLLRRSLVLTNPLDPNERRRRNTVLLSTSLKEMRRVASLDAAGAIIKGMTGMGKSRIVARVLEIIAPEQVIRHGPSEECKWTKLDQLIWVYVNHASNGSRGGLLKLILSAIDVALGSDYYVQHHKKENIDSLLATVARTLSNHRVALLVIDEKQKQNFDDSPWGIEFILFYLMLMNLGISVVMVGSPLAFVNLEGFSQVQRRFSIGGIHELIPASSADSPWWKDDFVPRMRCFSLLESDAMEKSVRDKVEFDLTGGIPGLYVALDAASQRAALRRSSALSSAELALEDIHAGADSATFRDLKDIALAATGKESDSPSKTAYLDIPETQDKAGTESAATPAGRQAPQVPLVRDASTHAAVQRLLRAHKASLTRQHNSTAARLKSMANLSEEEVAMLGFSADLIEAALKTKDDQATSAPQPKRPKPTSSSDK, encoded by the coding sequence ATGACCATCGCAACCTCCGCACTCCACGAACGCCCCGAATTGCTTCTCGGCCCCAACCCATTCATCGAGGCACTTCCGCCCTTCGTTCCGTACGACCAATGGGCAAACAACCTGCGGAACTATCCGCTCGATGGCCACGATTGGCGACCGCTGCGCCCGGGGGCACGCGAGGCGCTGCTCAGTTTCTCGGCCAAGCACTTCGTACCGATCCGAACCATCTTGGACATTGCGTCGGGGTTGCAGGATCTGCTGCGGAGATCCTTGGTGTTGACCAATCCGTTAGACCCCAACGAGCGGCGGCGCAGAAACACGGTGCTACTGAGCACTTCGTTGAAAGAGATGCGTCGCGTGGCAAGCCTCGATGCAGCAGGCGCGATCATCAAGGGCATGACGGGCATGGGCAAGTCCCGAATCGTCGCGCGCGTGCTGGAGATCATTGCACCGGAACAAGTGATTCGGCATGGCCCATCAGAGGAGTGTAAATGGACGAAGCTGGACCAATTGATTTGGGTCTACGTCAATCATGCATCGAACGGGTCTCGCGGGGGATTGCTGAAGCTCATTCTGTCTGCAATCGACGTGGCTTTGGGCAGCGATTACTACGTCCAACATCATAAGAAGGAGAACATCGACAGTCTCCTGGCCACAGTGGCCCGAACGCTTTCGAATCATCGCGTTGCGCTCTTGGTGATCGACGAAAAACAAAAGCAGAACTTTGATGACAGCCCGTGGGGAATCGAGTTCATCCTCTTCTATTTGATGCTGATGAACCTCGGCATTTCCGTGGTGATGGTTGGAAGCCCGCTGGCTTTCGTCAACCTGGAAGGCTTTTCCCAGGTGCAGCGACGATTTTCCATCGGTGGAATCCACGAACTCATTCCTGCCTCCAGCGCGGACTCGCCTTGGTGGAAGGATGACTTTGTTCCCCGCATGCGGTGCTTCTCGCTGCTTGAGAGCGATGCTATGGAAAAAAGCGTGCGAGACAAGGTGGAATTCGATCTCACGGGAGGCATCCCAGGCTTGTATGTCGCGCTGGATGCGGCGAGCCAAAGGGCGGCACTGCGCAGGAGCAGCGCTCTGAGTTCGGCTGAATTGGCCCTGGAGGACATCCATGCAGGCGCCGATTCAGCCACCTTTCGCGATCTCAAAGACATCGCACTGGCCGCAACAGGGAAGGAAAGTGATAGCCCCTCTAAAACCGCATATCTGGACATACCGGAAACTCAGGACAAGGCAGGCACCGAAAGCGCCGCGACACCGGCTGGCAGGCAGGCTCCGCAAGTTCCATTGGTGCGTGACGCCTCCACCCACGCCGCAGTCCAGCGTTTGCTTCGAGCTCACAAAGCAAGTCTCACTCGGCAGCACAACAGCACGGCGGCCCGCTTGAAATCCATGGCGAATCTGTCCGAAGAAGAGGTGGCCATGCTGGGTTTCAGCGCTGACCTGATCGAGGCTGCCCTGAAAACGAAGGATGATCAGGCGACATCGGCACCTCAGCCAAAAAGACCGAAGCCCACGTCCTCCAGCGACAAGTGA
- a CDS encoding TnsA endonuclease N-terminal domain-containing protein codes for MSSRIAGFRAAEFVIPRRRPAPQSGLMTWKKLVQLIREGFGQGHLHDYKPWLRVTKKDYSPSSFIGHLPSPGTGHKHHYRANGERSMLLLLKWLGAIDTRDQYPAWPWAHNHAICGLPGTELIRVRGLMDIANDLGVEHGLYVGTDVPYVATIDILATWQHADGNYYLTAHDCKPEELMRQDGDFSRLKQRLALIHRYCEESSIRYCLTHSERLSPELLRSLDVLHPLLTQDAMVALRQSHLYQTVVNACMRRAYERPVHAVVTELATRLVLDFEACKQALAAAIWFQDLDHDVSQPLETWHPLIPGGRKLRRELFASWVGAAR; via the coding sequence ATGAGTTCGCGCATCGCTGGCTTCCGGGCGGCGGAATTCGTCATTCCGCGCCGACGCCCTGCGCCGCAATCCGGACTCATGACGTGGAAAAAACTGGTGCAGCTGATACGGGAAGGATTTGGCCAAGGTCACCTGCACGACTACAAGCCTTGGCTCCGGGTGACCAAGAAGGACTACTCGCCCAGTTCGTTCATCGGCCATTTGCCTTCGCCAGGCACGGGGCATAAGCACCACTATCGCGCGAACGGAGAACGATCGATGCTGTTGCTTCTGAAGTGGTTGGGCGCCATTGACACGCGGGACCAGTATCCGGCATGGCCCTGGGCTCACAACCACGCGATCTGCGGTCTTCCTGGGACCGAGTTGATTCGGGTTCGAGGACTCATGGACATTGCCAACGACCTTGGTGTCGAGCACGGCCTGTATGTTGGCACCGATGTGCCTTACGTCGCCACGATCGACATCCTGGCAACTTGGCAACACGCCGACGGCAATTACTACCTCACGGCGCACGACTGCAAGCCAGAAGAACTCATGCGCCAAGACGGCGACTTCAGCCGGCTGAAGCAGCGTCTTGCGCTGATACACAGGTACTGCGAGGAGTCGTCCATTCGCTACTGCCTGACACATTCCGAACGGCTATCGCCCGAGCTCCTTCGAAGCTTGGACGTTCTGCATCCACTATTGACACAAGATGCGATGGTGGCTTTGCGTCAGTCGCATCTGTATCAGACGGTGGTCAACGCGTGCATGCGGCGAGCCTACGAGCGCCCCGTCCATGCAGTCGTCACCGAACTCGCGACACGATTGGTGCTGGATTTCGAAGCATGCAAGCAGGCGCTTGCTGCGGCTATCTGGTTCCAGGACCTGGATCACGACGTGTCCCAGCCGCTGGAGACCTGGCATCCGCTGATCCCCGGTGGGCGCAAACTGCGTCGCGAGCTTTTTGCTTCCTGGGTGGGGGCCGCTCGATGA